One genomic segment of Camelus ferus isolate YT-003-E chromosome 19, BCGSAC_Cfer_1.0, whole genome shotgun sequence includes these proteins:
- the MC3R gene encoding melanocortin receptor 3, with the protein MNASGCPLSAQPTLPNGPGHPAAPSVSNQSSGGFCEQVFIKPEVFLALGIISLMENILVILAVVRNGNLHSPMYFFLCSLAVADMLVSVSNALETIMIAVVNSDYLTFEDQFVQHMDNVFDSMICISLVASICNLLAIAVDRYVTIFYALRYHSIMTVRKALALIVAIWVCCGVCGVVFIVYSESKMVIVCLITMFLAMLLLMGTLYVHMFLFARLHVKRIAALPPAGGVAPQQHSCMKGAVTITILLGVFIFCWAPFFLHLVLIITCPANPYCVCYTAHFNTYLVLIMCNSVIDPLIYAFRSLELRNTFKEILCSCSGMNVG; encoded by the coding sequence ATGAACGCTTCTGGTTGCCCGCTCTCTGCTCAACCCACGCTGCCTAATGGCCCGGGGCACCCCGCAGCCCCTTCCGTCAGCAACCAGAGCAGCGGCGGGTTCTGCGAGCAGGTCTTCATCAAGCCGGAGGTCTTCCTGGCCCTGGGCATCATCAGCCTGATGGAGAACATCCTGGTCATCCTGGCTGTGGTCAGGAACGGCAACCTGCACTcgcccatgtacttcttcctctgcAGCCTGGCGGTGGCCGACATGCTAGTGAGCGTGTCCAACGCCCTGGAGACCATCATGATCGCCGTGGTCAACAGCGACTACCTAACCTTCGAGGACCAGTTCGTCCAGCACATGGACAACGTCTTCGACTCCATGATCTGCATCTCCCTGGTGGCCTCCATCTGCAACCTCCTGGCCATCGCGGTGGACAGGTACGTCACCATCTTCTACGCGCTGCGCTACCACAGCATCATGACGGTGCGGAAGGCCCTGGCGCTGATCGTGGCCATCTGGGTGTGCTGCGGCGTCTGCGGCGTGGTGTTCATCGTCTACTCCGAGAGCAAGATGGTCATCGTGTGCCTCATCACCATGTTCCTCGCCATGCTGCTCCTCATGGGCACCCTCTACGTGCACATGTTCCTCTTCGCCCGGCTGCACGTCAAGCGCATCGCCGCGCTGCCGCCCGCCGGCGGGGTGGCCCCGCAGCAGCACTCGTGCATGAAGGGGGccgtcaccatcaccatcctGCTGGGGGTATTTATCTTCTGCTGGGCTCCCTTCTTTCTCCACCTCGTCCTCATCATCACCTGCCCCGCCAACCCCTACTGTGTCTGCTACACCGCCCACTTCAACACCTACCTGGTCCTCATCATGTGCAACTCTGTCATAGACCCCCTGATCTACGCCTTCCGGAGCCTGGAACTGCGCAACACGTTTAAGGAGATCCTCTGCAGCTGCAGCGGCATGAACGTGGGGTAG